CATGAGCGGCGGCCTGCCCGAGAACTGGGAAGAGGCCACGCAGACGCTGATTGAGAACCTGCAGGCCAACCCGGCGAAGATCGCCACCCGTAAGGCCTCGCAGAATACCCTCAACGCCATTGGTCCGATCCTGCCGGAGCTGCTGGGCGGCTCGGCGGATCTGGCCCCGAGCAACCTGACCATCTGGTCGGGCTCAACCTCGCTCAAGGAAGATATCGCCGGGAACTACATCCACTACGGGGTGCGTGAGTTCGGCATGACCGCCATTGCCAACGGTATCGCCCATCACGGCGGGTTTGTGCCTTACACCGCCACCTTCCTGATGTTTGTCGAATATGCGCGTAACGCCGCGCGTATGGCGGCGCTGATGAAGGCCCGGCAGATCATGGTCTATACCCACGACTCCATCGGTCTGGGGGAAGATGGTCCGACTCACCAGGCGGTGGAACAGCTGGCCAGCCTGCGTCTGACGCCAAACTTCAGCACCTGGCGGCCGTGCGATCAGGTCGAAGCGGCGGTGGGCTGGAAGCTGGCGATAGAGCGTCATAACGGCCCGACGGCGCTGATCCTCTCCCGCCAGAACCTGGCGCAGATCGAGCGTACCCCGGAGCAGGTGAAAAATATTGCCCGCGGAGGCTACATCCTTAAAGACAGCGGCGGCAAGCCGGATATTATTCTGATTGCTACCGGGTCGGAGATGGAGATCACCGTCAAGGCGGCGGAGAAGCTGACTGCGGAAGGTCATGCGGTGCGGGTGGTGTCTCTGCCTTCAACGGATATCTTTGATGCGCAGGATGAGGCGTACCGCGAGTCGGTGCTGCCGTCGGACGTGACGGCGCGCGTGGCGGTCGAAGCGGGAATCGCGGACTACTGGTACAAATACGTCGGGCTGAAGGGGAAAATTGTCGGGATGACCGGCTATGGTGAATCGGCGCCTGCCGAGAAGCTGTTCCCGTTCTTCGGCTTTACGGTTGAGAACGTGGTGGAGAAGGCGCAGGCCCTGCTGTAAGTGCATTGCCCGGCGGCGCTACGCTTGCACGGGCCTACCAGGTCAAAACAAAACGGCAACCATTCGGTTGCCGTTTTTTGGTTTTGTAGGCCGGGTAAGCGCAGCGCCACCCGGCATATATAAGGCTGTGCGGCCTGATGTCCTCTCCCACAGGGAGAGGGAGGACTGCTTTTACCTCGTGATCCACAAGGTCGGCCAGGAATCGGGGCCATGCCAGTTATCGCAGCTCGGCTCTTCCGCATAACGCACCAGGCGGAAACGCTGGCCGGTAAAACGCCAGCGGGTCTGGATCCCGCAATCGGCAATACCGCGCCCCAGCGCAAGGGTGGTCAGCTCGCGGCTCTTCTCATCGAAGCTGGCGTTCATAAGCTCCATCT
This Leclercia sp. S52 DNA region includes the following protein-coding sequences:
- the tkt gene encoding transketolase, with the protein product MSRKELANAIRALSMDAVQKANSGHPGAPMGMADIAEVLWNDFLKHNPNDPTWYDRDRFILSNGHASMLLYSLLHLSGYNLPLEELKNFRQLHSKTPGHPELGYTPGVETTTGPLGQGLANAVGLAIAERTLAAQFNRPDHEIVDHFTYVFMGDGCLMEGISHEVCSLAGTLGLGKLIGFYDHNGISIDGETEGWFTDDTAKRFEAYHWHVVHEIDGHDPEALKAAIQEAQSVTDKPSLIICRTVIGFGSPNKAGKEESHGAALGEEEVALTRQKLGWKYPAFEIPKEIYKAWDAREEGEKAQAAWNDKFAAYQKAHPELAAEFSRRMSGGLPENWEEATQTLIENLQANPAKIATRKASQNTLNAIGPILPELLGGSADLAPSNLTIWSGSTSLKEDIAGNYIHYGVREFGMTAIANGIAHHGGFVPYTATFLMFVEYARNAARMAALMKARQIMVYTHDSIGLGEDGPTHQAVEQLASLRLTPNFSTWRPCDQVEAAVGWKLAIERHNGPTALILSRQNLAQIERTPEQVKNIARGGYILKDSGGKPDIILIATGSEMEITVKAAEKLTAEGHAVRVVSLPSTDIFDAQDEAYRESVLPSDVTARVAVEAGIADYWYKYVGLKGKIVGMTGYGESAPAEKLFPFFGFTVENVVEKAQALL